ATTGCTGCAAGATTGATTGATTCAGGGTTATTGATGAGATTTCAATCAACTGTGGATAATCTAGTCGCCTTGTGATAAACTGTCACCTTTGGGATTGATTTACGTGGTGGTTAAAAAAGATCCAACATTTGAAGTCACCTGATGATTGTTGTGAGAGTGATCTATTTAGAGTGAACTGTTGATTAAAACTGTCACGAGAGTCATTGATTTAGGGTCACAGCTTCATGAAATTGTTTGAATAATGGTCGCCAATGCATGACAAAAATGCTTTTTGGTCGACAATTAAACTGGGATTCATTCTTCTGGTGCATAATATGGAAGTAAattgaaaaagagaaaaagaaaacaacagcaGAATGGGTTAGGTTTTTTTACTTGTTTGTTAAATAAAACCGCCCAAGGATAAATTCAGTGTTTATGATCAATGATTGTCAAATGTTTATTTGAGAGAACTGCGGCAAACATCTGTTCCTTTCGCTCACTGCcgtaaaagacaaaaataaattattttaatcataaatataattatacaaagatttttttgggtgcaggaatgactaaaaataaaataaaaaaatcaagtcaaaatGTGCAAGGAATCTACAAGGTGCGCTACGTATCCAAACAAAAGTAATTCAAATTAATAATTTAAGGTTGATATATATGAATATTTATACATGGACTTCACAAGAAAACAACGACGCAAACATCACCCGTCGAAGGTAAGGCAAGTTCATCTTTTTGCGCCAAAATCAACGCAAAgccaaaaaaaatccgcgaaTGACAAACGGCGACGTCTTCACATTCCGCTAAAACGCTAGCATGCCAAGTATCTTGCACATGAACACTGGTCAATTGTTTTTACGAGAttttcaagaaaacaaaacaaaaaggaaacaaataataaggcCAACACAAAAAGGAAGCAGTCGTTTGATATAATTTCACTTTTTCAGTCTCTATTAGTCCAACGGTACCACCCGCACATTTGTTAACGCTAACCAGGAAATAGGATAGTGACTGATAGCAATTAAGAACGAGCAAAAGTCTCCATTTGACCAGTGCTACTTGAatataattgcattttttttttacactgctcACTGACACACTCAAGTTCTAAATGGCGTACAATGTTAACCCGGACATTTGCTgatcttttaaaaagaaataaaattctaCAGTTGTAAACATGCATGAATACAGAGCAATAATGtttacgcaaaaaaaaaaaaaaaaaaaaaaaggggggggggggactgcgTGAAAATTAAAAACCTTTTAACGGCCAGCTCAGGCTATGTGGAACAAGTTTTGCACGACTCAAATGTCGGTTCACGTATTACTGACTTAACCACAGACAGGGAGGTAGCATGCTAACTAACAGGCAGGTAGAAATAACATGATGCTAAACGCTTCACTTATGCAAGCAGTTTTTGCATGCGAGCTAACAAACGGTAGGACTTGAACATGTTGCTTATTGAAttaatccatttaaaaaaaaaatgttcctggTTTACAGCCAAcgtgaaatgtcacaaatgtgcTTTCCATCTTTCTTGTTGGTTACCCTGCTAATTGCCCAGGCAAAGGTTATTATTCGAGTGATGTAATGCAacttaaaatgttgcactgtatTCTTGCTAGTGTTAATCGGCATgttacaaatgtgtttttttacattgtgcAGTTTCATTAGCGTGCACAGTTAACATAAGACATTAAGATTGTGTGTTCTGGTCGTACCGTTTGTTAGCATGCTATTCCTGATTCACAAACTAATGTTAAGTTgtcacaaacacgtgttcaattCATAAAGTTGTGTTAGTTAGCGTGTTACTCACTGGTTCACGCCTCCGCAAATTCACATTCAGATCAAAGTTGGTTAGTTAACGTGTTACTTCCTGGTTTGTGCTACTGGTGTTGCGGTGCTAACAATTCTACCTTAAGCGtggttatgcttttgcccgtgTTTCTATTCTGTGTACCAACAAAAGGCTAACGAGAAATTGGAATTGTTTACATGCTAACCTACTCCAGAGGGATGCTAACAATTTAGCTGTGGCTCTAATGGGTTATTTTTTTGTAGCATTATTGCTGCTCTGGAATATACTGTCAGGGCAAAAGTCTGTAATTATGAACAAACACCGCCAAATTATTTTGGACCATTTTTTGTTAAAACGCTAGCAACAACTATGTAGCGTTAGCATGCTGACTAACAATACAAATCAGTCAGCTCATTTGCATCCTATTTGGGCGggccctttctttctttttttctgcctttGTAGCTTTCCCAAGTGCGTGAGTCAGACAAACATGGCACGTTCTCATTTGACTTAAATGTCCTGATATGGCATCCGAGGACCCAAGAGGCAAATCAAAAGTAATCCGCtccaaaaaaagagagaagaaaaaaagttccTCAACGTCATATTTACACCACAGATGAGAGGCACTTGTATCTTTGGTTGGACCATCCCAACATCATTGCGAGGAGAAATTCAAAATCGTTTCCGAGAGTCCGCCTGGCAACACGGTGAGTCGTCTCTGCGTGATTTAttcctttttacattttttttttttaaaggttttgTTATTTTACCTTTACGGATCCCGTGGTACACGTTTAGCCTTCTGACAGCGCCACCTGAAAGACAAGAACACAAGTTTGAGtccacaaagttttttttctcaaaataaagTGTGGGGACGTACATCGacatcaaaattgcttttgaagCCTACCTTCTCGGGAAAGAAATCGGGGCTACTTTGCCGTAGTTTTACTGGTCTGCCCTTGATGACGGCGTAGCAGAACATGGTGATGACCATGACGAACAGAAAGTAGCTGGTGTGCATCAGGTGCAGGTTGATGAGGGAGCGGTCATCCTGGTCAAAAAACTTGCTTGGTTAACATCGGCGAGCATGGTCAAGCGTCTTAATCTCCCGGCGACTTACGTCGGGCACGATGACGGTGAGCTTGGGGTTGACGGCGTGGTAAACCTTGCCCACGGCGCCCTTGTAGCACCAGAAGGGGTTGTATTCCTGGCTGTACTTGGTGTCCGAGTCCCGCACGGTGGTGAACACCTTGTACCAAGACGTGGCATTGGTGTACGTCTCCGGCGTGCAGTGTGGCGGAGTCCTGTACAAACGAGATCGTTCTATGAAGCCTGTTGATAAATTTCATTGGATAACAGAAAATAGAGCTAATGCTAATTTCACTAGCCTGGAAACATTACTCCACTCACTTTTCACCtgtatgtgttgttttttttttctgatggggCAACTCACAGTGTGACTGGAAAGATGTTGCTGACCGCCGTGATGGTCATGCAGGTGCTGAACACCACCTGCTCGCAGTGACCGTGCAGAAGGCAGTCATCTGCGTTCCAGGACACGGGCAACGTGAACGTGATATTGATCTCTTCGTGCGATTCACGGCCTGAAAAGCCAGAAAATAGTCAATTTATATAGGCCACTACTCAACAAGGCCAAAATGGGTGTCATGagagagggaaaagaaaaagaactctCCCTCACCAGATAGGCCAACCTGCTGTCCCAGGACAGTAGCGTACAGGTGGGTGATGTTACGCGAGTAGCCGCCGAAGGGCCGCTGTGGGTTGAGGGTGAGCGTGATGGGCACCGAGATGTTGATGTAGCCCGAGTCCTCGGAGAGCAGCGTTGACGGCGTGCTGGGCCGCGACTGCCCGCTGGTCGCGGCCAGGCTCTCGGGCGTGGTGGACTCGTTGAGACCGTGCTTGATGGTCTCGTTCTCCGACACGCAGAAGTCCACCTCATTGTAGCGCAGTAGGAACGTGTTCCAGTCCTGAGGAATAACAATACAGACTCAGAAAAAATACGCTTCATCACTCACACGCTGTTGTTTCACTTGGCCGTTATTCACCGTAACCGACACCTCTCGCACGACAGAAAGGGACCTACCTCGGTCAACTCTGGAGACTTGATCTCCTTGATCTTGAAGAAGTAGCCGATGGTGAGGAATGCAATGGCCACGGCGCTGACACTGATCATAAAGATGACCAGTGGCGGGCGGTTGTTGATGGAGCTTCTGAGGTTCTCCAGAGGGTTCAACAGGTACACCTGCGCAGCAAACACAATGGTTGCGTTAACAGACAACGCATTCTTCAAGTTGGTCTTCTGATCAAACTGTTTTAAAGGTCTTGCGTTAACTAATCAGTGTAAAACATGATAACTACCCTGACTTCATGGCTGACTGCAGCCTTATGCACACACACTTAACTAACCTTAACCGTTTCTAAAACAAATCCACGTGTTTCAAGCTTAAAGCATCAAAATGCTGCATAGTTCCCACGGTCAGGAAAGAGTCGGAGTTACGAGCGTTCAAGACTTAATACATGTATTTCCAAGTAGTTTTCAATACTTAATACGTGTATTTCCAACTAGTTTCAATACTTTAAATAGGTTAATAGCAATTTTTGAGACGTAAACTATTTTTCCCCCCAGTGTGAATTCGCAAGAAACGAAACCACACTTCAGTTTTGCACAACCCATTCTCGTTTACTCAATACGGTGCTCTTAAGGGTACCTTAGACAAGTAAACAGGcggaattatttttaaataaacaaatatcctACACTGTTTCGTGCAATGTCTGTTGTGTTTGTTGGGGTTTAGAAGCACATTACTCACTAACGCTAGACTCTGTCCTGCCCGGCGTAAACCACCCTAAAAACTTCTATTTCAATTATAAAACAGTCGTGGGTTATATTAATCCACACTTACCATTTTCTCCGGCGGGGGCTGCTGGCGAGGAGCTCCGCGTAATCACTCGCAACCGAAAAGCAACTgtttagcctagcctagcctagctcCGATGCTAGTCAGTAGTCAGCCCTCCCGCCCGCTGCCGGCGCCGCCGAGCTAGTCGTTGGCCTCACCGGGGAAAAACTACTCGCCCAGGGTTAGAACGCTGTAGAACAACCGGTGTAGGCGAGTGGCGACAAatccaacagcaccacgtcccaTTCTTGTTGTAGTTTACGTCCGCGAAGGCATAGCTGAGAGTGCCTAGTGCTCCGCCCATCCGCAGTGCGCGTCtcttagtgatgtgcattccagttctttgagGTGAACAGAGTTtgtagaatcagttcactcaaaagattcgttcaaacgaatcgttcaatgaaTCCCCCCCTAAtccttcaatgggcattaccgacacctactggttgaagtcatatgaactgaaaaaagaacgaatcactgtaggaagtgattcgttcactctcgttcactgaaaagagtcGTTAGTTTGAACGAACTGTttactcacgagccaacactagcgtCTATCAAATTGAGCGCTCTGACGTCACAAGTCAGGCCACACAATGTTGGAACTGTCAGttggtaaacaaacaaaaaaaaaactaaatttctCAGTCTACACTGACAACAAAGTGGTTCGTTAAGTTTTGGAAAATGTCCATCAGAGTTCCTTTGTGACGTCTGCTTTGTGCTTTGCTACGCCGGTGCGTTCAATGCACGTCGTAAATCAAAGACGTTCGAACGAGTTAACCTTGTCCAAAATGGTGGAGGAAAGTAGAAAGGAGAGTCCTTCAAAATATATAAACGATAAACAACTAAAGGCTAATTTAACATTTACTTGTCCTACTCTGGTTAAGCTAAAGGCAAAGACTTTCCTTCACAATTTTTATTGTTCACAATATTCAATAAAAATCCGACCTTTGAACaccaaatgtaaataaataaaactcagTCCTTTGCTCacattagaaaaaaacaaaagtccttGGTTCATAAAAAGTATGACGACATCACCCAACCTCAGACTGTGATGCAATTGCACATC
The Syngnathus typhle isolate RoL2023-S1 ecotype Sweden linkage group LG15, RoL_Styp_1.0, whole genome shotgun sequence DNA segment above includes these coding regions:
- the tmem248 gene encoding transmembrane protein 248; amino-acid sequence: MVYLLNPLENLRSSINNRPPLVIFMISVSAVAIAFLTIGYFFKIKEIKSPELTEDWNTFLLRYNEVDFCVSENETIKHGLNESTTPESLAATSGQSRPSTPSTLLSEDSGYINISVPITLTLNPQRPFGGYSRNITHLYATVLGQQVGLSGRESHEEINITFTLPVSWNADDCLLHGHCEQVVFSTCMTITAVSNIFPVTLTPPHCTPETYTNATSWYKVFTTVRDSDTKYSQEYNPFWCYKGAVGKVYHAVNPKLTVIVPDDDRSLINLHLMHTSYFLFVMVITMFCYAVIKGRPVKLRQSSPDFFPEKVALSEG